Proteins from a single region of Candidatus Woesearchaeota archaeon:
- a CDS encoding glycosyltransferase family 39 protein translates to MNKKHLWILTAIFVLTLLIRLWIAFSQPTFTYESYFHLRNIEAIRDTGLPLFNDPLSYGGRELRFLPLFHYTLAIPSLIMPIDIAAILFSNLYIALLTIIVYLIVRQVTKNEEIPLICAGLTGILPFLFTPNSITPETLFIPLIFLTIYTFLKIKEPNYIYFYILLFFASCLTSSATIFLILSFLIYYVLNFIENKKVPPEESEIILFSIFFFIWIQLIFFKQTFLTQGLSFIWQNIPLQIVQQYFPHSSLIQIMLSVTIIPFLTGVYVVYQNLFYARNNQAIIIISSALAISLLTFFRFMKLNFALSLFSIILIILFAFFYEEIIEYTRKTKLSKKITLISVVIIFVVIATILPATITAPQRTQAPLVEEIEALKWLDKSVDDKAGVVSLLEEGNMVTYFAKHPNLMDEQFTLIPDVEQRFKDLRSLYTTSFQTQAIELLEKYGMKYLVLTPRAQETYGITNFRYFEPSCFEPIYSKEVKIYKVKCTLESTVNQDKINSKLKLKK, encoded by the coding sequence ATGAACAAAAAGCACCTCTGGATTCTTACTGCCATTTTTGTTCTTACTTTACTCATTCGTCTCTGGATTGCGTTTTCCCAGCCAACATTTACATACGAATCATATTTCCACTTACGTAACATTGAAGCAATTAGAGATACCGGACTTCCTCTTTTTAACGATCCACTCTCGTATGGCGGACGAGAATTACGCTTTCTCCCTTTATTTCATTACACCCTTGCAATTCCTAGTTTAATCATGCCGATTGATATCGCCGCCATACTATTTTCAAATTTATATATAGCATTATTAACAATTATAGTATATCTTATTGTTCGACAAGTTACTAAAAACGAAGAGATACCCCTTATCTGTGCTGGTCTAACCGGAATATTGCCTTTCCTCTTTACACCTAACAGTATTACACCAGAAACATTATTCATTCCCCTTATCTTTCTAACGATCTATACGTTTCTTAAGATCAAAGAACCAAACTATATCTATTTCTACATCCTCCTCTTCTTTGCAAGCTGTCTTACCAGTTCTGCAACCATTTTCCTTATCCTTAGTTTTTTAATTTATTATGTATTAAATTTCATCGAAAACAAAAAAGTGCCGCCAGAGGAAAGTGAGATCATCCTATTCTCAATTTTCTTTTTCATTTGGATTCAACTTATCTTCTTTAAACAAACATTCCTCACGCAAGGATTAAGTTTTATCTGGCAAAATATCCCCCTCCAAATAGTACAACAATATTTTCCCCATTCCTCATTAATTCAAATCATGCTCTCCGTAACAATAATTCCATTTCTTACAGGAGTATACGTAGTATACCAAAATCTGTTCTATGCCAGAAATAACCAAGCCATCATTATCATAAGTAGTGCTTTAGCCATCTCGCTTCTTACTTTTTTTCGGTTTATGAAACTTAATTTCGCACTCTCTTTATTTAGTATTATTCTAATTATTCTCTTTGCTTTCTTTTATGAAGAGATCATCGAGTATACTCGTAAAACAAAATTAAGCAAAAAAATAACATTAATCAGTGTTGTAATCATATTTGTAGTCATTGCAACTATTCTTCCCGCAACCATCACTGCCCCTCAACGAACACAAGCGCCCCTAGTTGAAGAAATTGAAGCATTAAAGTGGCTTGACAAAAGTGTTGACGACAAAGCAGGAGTAGTCTCCTTACTTGAAGAAGGCAACATGGTAACATATTTTGCCAAACATCCCAATTTAATGGATGAGCAATTTACGCTAATTCCTGACGTCGAACAACGTTTTAAAGACTTACGATCTTTGTATACAACTTCATTTCAAACCCAAGCAATTGAATTGTTAGAAAAATATGGGATGAAATATTTAGTCCTAACACCACGAGCTCAAGAAACCTACGGGATTACTAATTTTCGATATTTTGAACCATCCTGCTTTGAACCAATTTATAGTAAAGAAGTTAAGATTTACAAAGTAAAATGCACATTAGAAAGCACAGTTAACCAAGACAAAATAAACTCAAAATTGAAATTAAAAAAATAA
- a CDS encoding glycosyltransferase family 2 protein, whose product MIITFLDSILLVTYFLLLFLTIFWLLILFNPDKKEKPTPAHDSPLPQFSVIVPAYNEEKSIEQTLTSLVRLRYPTQLIQIIVVNDGSKDKTPEIVKTFIQNHPNYNITLLNQTNAGKGRALNNGIKHITGEFFACLDADSFVEENALQVMLPLFEEQEVAAVCPTLKVRKPNTILEKVQWSEYIINMFYKFLNAKIDCIHVTPGPFSIYRSAVVRKLGGFSEETITEDLEMAIRLQKHNYKILQTFDTTVETVVPATWKTLFRQRVRWYKGGVDNTIAYKELIFNKKYGDFGMMRMPTIISSGIIVLILTTALIQSLIKRGYQFYLSLSAVNFDVLTLIKHYTFEFNPLILPFFKLTIAATVIILSFLIMILSFKLLREKITNYGKTWTSLFTYFFVYGLFLTTVWVYIAYMFIKKKKNFWH is encoded by the coding sequence ATGATCATCACCTTCCTTGATAGCATCCTTCTTGTAACGTATTTCCTCCTTCTCTTTCTGACCATATTCTGGCTTCTAATTCTATTTAATCCAGATAAAAAAGAAAAACCAACCCCTGCACACGACTCACCCCTGCCCCAATTTAGTGTAATTGTGCCTGCATATAACGAAGAAAAATCAATTGAACAAACTCTTACCTCTTTAGTACGGCTACGTTACCCCACTCAACTTATCCAAATAATAGTTGTCAACGACGGTTCTAAAGACAAAACGCCAGAAATTGTTAAAACATTTATTCAAAATCATCCAAATTATAACATTACACTTCTCAATCAAACAAATGCAGGAAAAGGTCGAGCTCTCAACAATGGAATTAAACATATTACGGGAGAATTTTTTGCCTGTCTTGATGCTGATTCATTTGTTGAAGAAAACGCTTTGCAAGTAATGCTTCCCCTCTTTGAAGAACAAGAAGTTGCAGCTGTTTGTCCCACACTTAAAGTACGTAAACCTAATACCATCCTTGAAAAAGTCCAATGGTCCGAATATATCATTAACATGTTCTATAAATTTCTTAACGCAAAAATTGATTGCATCCATGTTACACCGGGCCCATTTAGCATCTATCGTAGTGCAGTAGTTCGTAAATTAGGAGGATTTAGCGAAGAAACCATTACCGAAGACTTAGAAATGGCAATTCGTCTACAAAAACATAATTATAAAATTCTTCAGACCTTCGACACCACCGTTGAAACCGTAGTACCTGCTACCTGGAAAACCCTCTTTCGTCAACGCGTTCGTTGGTATAAAGGAGGAGTAGATAACACCATCGCCTACAAAGAACTAATCTTTAACAAAAAATATGGTGATTTTGGAATGATGCGTATGCCCACCATCATCAGCTCTGGCATAATTGTACTTATTCTTACCACTGCTCTCATCCAAAGCCTCATCAAAAGAGGATATCAATTTTATCTTAGTCTAAGTGCAGTCAACTTCGATGTATTAACACTCATCAAACACTATACATTTGAATTTAACCCTTTGATTCTCCCCTTCTTCAAATTAACTATTGCCGCCACTGTTATCATCTTAAGCTTCTTAATTATGATCTTATCATTCAAACTGCTTCGAGAAAAAATAACCAATTATGGAAAAACTTGGACTTCCCTATTCACCTATTTCTTTGTATACGGACTATTTCTTACCACAGTATGGGTGTACATCGCCTATATGTTTATAAAGAAAAAGAAGAACTTTTGGCATTAA
- a CDS encoding UbiA prenyltransferase family protein: MNHFKFREYLCLLRPYQWYKNLLVFLAIIFSGNILNTAAWQSSLLTFIAFCAASSVNYIINDYNDKEKDRFNPEKKTRPLAAGTISTASALILASTLGGISLLFALSVSPIIMLGIIIFLSVSTLYTHFLKHLPPADIVTIGMLFVIRAVAGALAIKVYISPWLILCPFFLALFLSAAKRYSERAFLKNNDSRPILSFYTPKRNKIIFITSTTGLFGSYTLYSILGPHTSLMYTIPLALLVVVRYYQLIINGSIIARHPQKMYTDGWLVIISLLWIISIAIGLY, from the coding sequence ATGAACCATTTCAAATTTCGTGAATATCTCTGCCTTCTTCGTCCCTATCAATGGTACAAAAATCTCTTGGTCTTTCTCGCCATCATTTTCTCAGGAAATATTCTTAACACCGCAGCATGGCAAAGTTCATTGCTCACATTCATTGCATTTTGCGCTGCCTCATCAGTCAATTATATCATCAATGATTATAACGACAAAGAAAAAGATCGGTTTAATCCGGAGAAAAAAACACGACCCCTTGCCGCAGGAACAATATCAACAGCCAGTGCATTAATACTCGCATCCACATTGGGAGGAATCTCACTTCTGTTTGCATTATCAGTCTCACCAATCATCATGCTTGGAATAATCATCTTTCTCAGTGTAAGTACACTTTATACTCACTTCCTTAAACACCTGCCTCCTGCAGACATAGTAACCATCGGTATGCTCTTCGTTATTCGTGCCGTTGCCGGAGCACTCGCAATCAAAGTTTACATCTCTCCCTGGCTGATTTTATGTCCATTCTTTCTGGCTCTTTTTCTAAGCGCCGCCAAACGCTACTCAGAACGCGCCTTTTTGAAAAACAATGATTCTCGTCCCATTCTTTCATTCTATACCCCAAAACGAAATAAAATTATTTTCATAACCAGTACAACTGGTCTTTTTGGCTCCTACACCCTGTACAGCATACTTGGCCCACATACCTCATTAATGTACACCATCCCCCTTGCATTGCTCGTTGTAGTTCGCTATTATCAGCTCATCATAAACGGTTCAATTATAGCAAGACATCCCCAAAAGATGTATACAGATGGATGGCTTGTGATTATATCATTGTTATGGATAATTAGCATTGCAATAGGGTTATATTGA